One segment of Engraulis encrasicolus isolate BLACKSEA-1 chromosome 7, IST_EnEncr_1.0, whole genome shotgun sequence DNA contains the following:
- the map3k7cl gene encoding MAP3K7 C-terminal-like protein — protein sequence MITSARLSPDKPEVRIAFSLDRTSELSDAEESLPTFPELEQRLQPVLPCQALKESVQVYKDHCKMAREFRQVKIEIAQLEDRKNELIAELVEDDQVRVELDQLNEEFRILAEENRTLVTVHSERAQQLETLRGVSQKRQGSS from the exons ATGATCACCTCAGCCAGACTCTCTCCAGATAAACCTGAAGTTAGAATCGCCTTCAGTCTCGACAGGACCTCAG AGTTAAGCGATGCAGAGGAAAGCCTGCCCACGTTTCCTGAGCTCGAGCAGCGCTTGCAG CCAGTTCTGCCATGCCAGGCTTTGAAGGAGTCTGTCCAAGTCTACAAGGACCACTGCAAGATGGCCAGAGAATTCCGACAAGTCAAAATTGAAATCGCTCAGCTTGAAGACAGAAA GAATGAGCTGATAGCGGAGCTGGTGGAGGACGACCAGGTGCGGGTGGAGCTGGACCAGCTGAACGAGGAGTTCCGCATCTTGGCCGAGGAGAACCGCACGCTGGTCACGGTGCACTCTGAGCGGGCGCAGCAGCTGGAGACGCTGAGGGGCGTCAGCCAGAAGAGGCAGGGCTCCTCGTGA
- the cct8 gene encoding T-complex protein 1 subunit theta isoform X2, producing the protein MALHVPKAPGFAQMLKDGAKHYSGLEEAVYRNISACKELAQTTRTAYGPNGMNKMVINHLEKLLVTNDAATILRELEVQHPAAKMLVMACTMQEDEAGEGTNFVMVFAGALLEHAEELLRMGLSVSEVIAGYEMACKKALEILPDCVSTSVSNMHDINVAKAMIRTAVMSKQYGNEDFLAELIAQACVSIYGDSGSFNVDNVRTCKILGSGLHASSVLHGMVFKKEAEGDVTSVKEAKIAVFSCPFDCMVTETKGTVLIKNAAELRDFSRGEEDMMESHVKGIAETGVNVVVTGGKVADMALHYANKYNLMVVRLNSKWDLRRLCKTVGAIALPRLTPPTPEEMGRCDSVYLTELGDTQVVVFKHEKEDGAISTVVIRGSTDNLMDDIERAVADGVNTFKALVRDQRLLPGGGATEIELANKITSYGETCPGLEQYAIKKFADSMEVVPRALAENSGVKANEVISKLYAAHHEGQRNIGVDIEGEGPAVKDMVKAGVQDPFLVKHMGIKLATNAAITVLRVDQIIMAKPAGGPKAPQGKKDWDEDD; encoded by the exons ATGGCCCTTCACGTACCCAAGGCTCCGGGATTTGCCCAGATGCTAAAGGATGGTGCAAAG CACTATTCCGGGCTTGAGGAGGCAGTATACCGTAACATCTCAGCATGCAAAGAGCTGGCACAAACCACAAGGACTGCATATGGACCCAATG GCATGAACAAAATGGTCATCAACCACCTGGAGAAGCTCCTCGTCACCAATGATGCTGCCACCATCCTGAGAGAGCTGGAG GTTCAGCACCCTGCAGCCAAGATGCTGGTGATGGCGTGCACCATGCAGGAGGATGAGGCAGGAGAGGGGACCAACTTCGTCATGGTGTTCGCTGGAGCCCTGCTGGAGCATGCTGAGGAGCTACTGAGGATGGGGCTCTCCGTGTCTGAG GTCATTGCAGGCTATGAGATGGCGTGCAAGAAGGCGCTGGAAATTCTGCCCGACTGTGTGAGCACCTCAGTCTCCAACATGCATGACATCAACGTGGCCAAGGCCATGATCCGCACCGCTGTCATGAGCAAGCAGTACGGCAACGAGGACTTCCTGGCAGAGCTCATCGCCCAGGCCTGTG TTTCAATCTACGGCGACTCCGGCAGCTTCAACGTTGATAATGTCAGAACATGTAAAATTCTG GGCAGTGGACTCCACGCCTCATCAGTGCTCCATGGCATGGTGTTCAAGAAGGAGGCTGAGGGAGACGTCACATCAGTGAAGGAAGCCAAGATTGCAGTCTTCTCATGTCCATTCGACTGCATGGTGACAGAAACAAAG GGAACAGTACTGATCAAGAACGCGGCTGAGCTGCGTGACTTCAGCCGGGGTGAGGAGGACATGATGGAGAGCCACGTAAAGGGCATCGCCGAGACCGGCGTCAACGTGGTGGTGACCGGGGGCAAGGTGGCAGACATGGCCCTGCACTACGCCAACAAGTACAACCTCATGGTCGTCAG ACTGAACTCCAAATGGGACCTGAGGAGGCTGTGCAAGACCGTTGGAGCCATCGCTCTGCCTAGACTG ACACCCCCCACACCAGAGGAGATGGGTCGCTGCGACAGCGTCTACCTCACAGAACTCGGAGACACACAAGTGGTCGTCTTCAAACACG AGAAGGAGGATGGTGCCATCTCCACGGTAGTAATCCGGGGCTCCACAGATAACCTGATGGACGACATCGAGAGAGCTGTGGCTGATGGAGTCAACACCTTCAAGGCCCTCGTCAGA GACCAGCGCCTGCTGCCTGGTGGTGGCGCTACTGAGATTGAGCTGGCCAACAAGATCACGTCATACGGAGAG ACGTGTCCAGGTCTGGAGCAGTATGCCATTAAGAAGTTTGCTGACTCCATGGAGGTGGTCCCCAGGGCGCTGGCCGAGAACTCTGGCGTCAAGGCCAACGAGGTCATCTCCAAACTCTACGCCGCCCACCACGAGGGACAGCGCAACATCGGCGTTGACATCGAG GGCGAGGGCCCCGCGGTGAAGGACATGGTGAAGGCTGGCGTCCAGGACCCCTTCCTGGTCAAGCACATGGGCATCAAACTGGCCACCAACGCAGCCATCACCGTTCTCCGAGTTGACCAG atcaTCATGGCTAAACCTGCAGGAGGTCCAAAGGCGCCCCAGGGCAAGAAAGACTGGGACGAGGACGATTGA
- the cct8 gene encoding T-complex protein 1 subunit theta isoform X1 has product MALHVPKAPGFAQMLKDGAKHYSGLEEAVYRNISACKELAQTTRTAYGPNGMNKMVINHLEKLLVTNDAATILRELEVQHPAAKMLVMACTMQEDEAGEGTNFVMVFAGALLEHAEELLRMGLSVSEVIAGYEMACKKALEILPDCVSTSVSNMHDINVAKAMIRTAVMSKQYGNEDFLAELIAQACVSIYGDSGSFNVDNVRTCKILGSGLHASSVLHGMVFKKEAEGDVTSVKEAKIAVFSCPFDCMVTETKGTVLIKNAAELRDFSRGEEDMMESHVKGIAETGVNVVVTGGKVADMALHYANKYNLMVVRLNSKWDLRRLCKTVGAIALPRLTPPTPEEMGRCDSVYLTELGDTQVVVFKHEKEDGAISTVVIRGSTDNLMDDIERAVADGVNTFKALVRDQRLLPGGGATEIELANKITSYGETCPGLEQYAIKKFADSMEVVPRALAENSGVKANEVISKLYAAHHEGQRNIGVDIEGEGPAVKDMVKAGVQDPFLVKHMGIKLATNAAITVLRVDQIIMAKPAGGPKAPKQRGHWDKDEWDEAPDQFDTRH; this is encoded by the exons ATGGCCCTTCACGTACCCAAGGCTCCGGGATTTGCCCAGATGCTAAAGGATGGTGCAAAG CACTATTCCGGGCTTGAGGAGGCAGTATACCGTAACATCTCAGCATGCAAAGAGCTGGCACAAACCACAAGGACTGCATATGGACCCAATG GCATGAACAAAATGGTCATCAACCACCTGGAGAAGCTCCTCGTCACCAATGATGCTGCCACCATCCTGAGAGAGCTGGAG GTTCAGCACCCTGCAGCCAAGATGCTGGTGATGGCGTGCACCATGCAGGAGGATGAGGCAGGAGAGGGGACCAACTTCGTCATGGTGTTCGCTGGAGCCCTGCTGGAGCATGCTGAGGAGCTACTGAGGATGGGGCTCTCCGTGTCTGAG GTCATTGCAGGCTATGAGATGGCGTGCAAGAAGGCGCTGGAAATTCTGCCCGACTGTGTGAGCACCTCAGTCTCCAACATGCATGACATCAACGTGGCCAAGGCCATGATCCGCACCGCTGTCATGAGCAAGCAGTACGGCAACGAGGACTTCCTGGCAGAGCTCATCGCCCAGGCCTGTG TTTCAATCTACGGCGACTCCGGCAGCTTCAACGTTGATAATGTCAGAACATGTAAAATTCTG GGCAGTGGACTCCACGCCTCATCAGTGCTCCATGGCATGGTGTTCAAGAAGGAGGCTGAGGGAGACGTCACATCAGTGAAGGAAGCCAAGATTGCAGTCTTCTCATGTCCATTCGACTGCATGGTGACAGAAACAAAG GGAACAGTACTGATCAAGAACGCGGCTGAGCTGCGTGACTTCAGCCGGGGTGAGGAGGACATGATGGAGAGCCACGTAAAGGGCATCGCCGAGACCGGCGTCAACGTGGTGGTGACCGGGGGCAAGGTGGCAGACATGGCCCTGCACTACGCCAACAAGTACAACCTCATGGTCGTCAG ACTGAACTCCAAATGGGACCTGAGGAGGCTGTGCAAGACCGTTGGAGCCATCGCTCTGCCTAGACTG ACACCCCCCACACCAGAGGAGATGGGTCGCTGCGACAGCGTCTACCTCACAGAACTCGGAGACACACAAGTGGTCGTCTTCAAACACG AGAAGGAGGATGGTGCCATCTCCACGGTAGTAATCCGGGGCTCCACAGATAACCTGATGGACGACATCGAGAGAGCTGTGGCTGATGGAGTCAACACCTTCAAGGCCCTCGTCAGA GACCAGCGCCTGCTGCCTGGTGGTGGCGCTACTGAGATTGAGCTGGCCAACAAGATCACGTCATACGGAGAG ACGTGTCCAGGTCTGGAGCAGTATGCCATTAAGAAGTTTGCTGACTCCATGGAGGTGGTCCCCAGGGCGCTGGCCGAGAACTCTGGCGTCAAGGCCAACGAGGTCATCTCCAAACTCTACGCCGCCCACCACGAGGGACAGCGCAACATCGGCGTTGACATCGAG GGCGAGGGCCCCGCGGTGAAGGACATGGTGAAGGCTGGCGTCCAGGACCCCTTCCTGGTCAAGCACATGGGCATCAAACTGGCCACCAACGCAGCCATCACCGTTCTCCGAGTTGACCAG ATCATTATGGCGAAGCCTGCAGGTGGGCCCAAGGCGCCTAAACAGAGAGGACACTGGGACAAAGACGAGTGGGACGAGGCGCCCGATCAATTTGATACGCGTCATTAA